The following are encoded in a window of Pongo abelii isolate AG06213 chromosome 16, NHGRI_mPonAbe1-v2.0_pri, whole genome shotgun sequence genomic DNA:
- the MPI gene encoding mannose-6-phosphate isomerase isoform X1 translates to MAAPRVFPLSCAVQQYAWGKIGSNSEVARLLASSDPLAQIAEDKPYAELWMGTHPRGDAKILDNRISQKTLSQWIAENQDSLGSKVKDTFNGNLPFLFKVLSVETPLSIQAHPNKELAEKLHLQAPQHYPDANHKPEMAIALTPFQGLCGFRPVEEIVTFLKKVPEFQFLIGDEAATHLKQTMSHDSQAVASSLQSCFSHLMKSEKKVVVEQLNLLVKRISQQAAAGNNMEDIFGELLLQLHQQYPGDIGCFAIYFLNLLTLKPGEAMFLEANVPHAYLKGDCVECMACSDNTVRAGLTPKFIDVPTLCEMLSYTPSSSKDRLFLPTRSQEDPYLSIYDPPVPDFTIMKTEVPGCVAEYKVLALDSASILLMVQGTVIASTPTTQTPIPLQRGGVLFIGANQSVSLKLTEPKDLLIFRACCLL, encoded by the exons ATGGCCGCTCCGCGAG TATTCCCACTTTCCTGTGCGGTGCAGCAGTATGCCTGGGGGAAGATTGGTTCCAACAGCGAAGTGGCGCGGCTGTTGGCCAGCAGTGATCCACTGGCCCAGATCGCAGAGGACAAGCCCTATGCAGAG TTGTGGATGGGGACTCACCCCCGAGGGGATGCCAAGATCCTTGACAACCGCATCTCACAGAAGACCCTAAGCCAGTGGATTGCTGAGAACCAGGACAGCTTGGGCTCAAAGGTCAAGGACACCTTTAATGGCAACCTGCCCTTCCTCTTCAAAGTGCTCTCAGTTGAAACACCCCTGTCCATCCAGGCACACCCTAACAAG GAACTGGCAGAGAAGCTGCACCTCCAGGCTCCGCAGCACTACCCCGATGCCAACCACAAGCCAGAGATGGCCATTGCCCTCACCCCCTTCCAGGGCTTGTGTGGCTTCCGGCCAGTTGAGGAGATTGTAACCTTTCTGAAGA AGGTGCCTGAGTTTCAGTTCCTGATTGGAGATGAGGCAGCAACACACCTGAAGCAGACCATGAGCCATGACTCCCAGGCTGTGGCCTCCTCTCTGCAGAGCTGTTTCTCCCATCTGATGAAGAGTGAGAAGAAGGTGGTGGTGGAACAGCTCAACCTGTTGGTGAAGCGGATCTCCCAGCAAG CGGCTGCCGGAAACAACATGGAGGACATCTTTGGGGAGCTTTTGCTGCAGCTGCACCAGCAGTACCCAGGTGATATCGGCTGCTTTGCCATCTACTTCCTGAACCTGCTTACCCTGAAGCCTGGGGAGGCCATGTTTCTGGAGGCCAACGTACCCCATGCCTACCTGAAAGGAG ACTGCGTGGAGTGCATGGCGTGTTCAGACAACACAGTTCGTGCTGGCCTGACACCCAAGTTCATTGATGTGCCAACCCTGTGTGAAATGCTCAGCTATACCCCTAGCTCCAGCAAGGACAGGCTCTTTCTCCCAACACGGAGTCAGGAAGACCCCTACCTCTCAATCTATGACCCCCCTGTACCAGACTTCACCATTATGAAGACGGAG gtcCCTGGCTGTGTCGCTGAATACAAGGTCTTGGCATTGGACTCTGCCAGCATCCTCCTGATGGTACAGGGGACAGTGATAGCCAGCACACCCACAACCCAGACACCAATCCCTCTGCAACGTGGTGGTGTGCTCTTCATTGGGGCCAATCAGAGTGTCTCACTGAAGCTTACTGAGCCGAAGGACCTGCTGATATTCCGTGCCTGCTGTCTGCTGTAA
- the MPI gene encoding mannose-6-phosphate isomerase isoform X2 codes for MAAPRVFPLSCAVQQYAWGKIGSNSEVARLLASSDPLAQIAEDKPYAELWMGTHPRGDAKILDNRISQKTLSQWIAENQDSLGSKVKDTFNGNLPFLFKVLSVETPLSIQAHPNKELAEKLHLQAPQHYPDANHKPEMAIALTPFQGLCGFRPVEEIVTFLKKVPEFQFLIGDEAATHLKQTMSHDSQAVASSLQSCFSHLMKSEKKVVVEQLNLLVKRISQQAAAGNNMEDIFGELLLQLHQQYPGDIGCFAIYFLNLLTLKPGEAMFLEANVPHAYLKGGPWLCR; via the exons ATGGCCGCTCCGCGAG TATTCCCACTTTCCTGTGCGGTGCAGCAGTATGCCTGGGGGAAGATTGGTTCCAACAGCGAAGTGGCGCGGCTGTTGGCCAGCAGTGATCCACTGGCCCAGATCGCAGAGGACAAGCCCTATGCAGAG TTGTGGATGGGGACTCACCCCCGAGGGGATGCCAAGATCCTTGACAACCGCATCTCACAGAAGACCCTAAGCCAGTGGATTGCTGAGAACCAGGACAGCTTGGGCTCAAAGGTCAAGGACACCTTTAATGGCAACCTGCCCTTCCTCTTCAAAGTGCTCTCAGTTGAAACACCCCTGTCCATCCAGGCACACCCTAACAAG GAACTGGCAGAGAAGCTGCACCTCCAGGCTCCGCAGCACTACCCCGATGCCAACCACAAGCCAGAGATGGCCATTGCCCTCACCCCCTTCCAGGGCTTGTGTGGCTTCCGGCCAGTTGAGGAGATTGTAACCTTTCTGAAGA AGGTGCCTGAGTTTCAGTTCCTGATTGGAGATGAGGCAGCAACACACCTGAAGCAGACCATGAGCCATGACTCCCAGGCTGTGGCCTCCTCTCTGCAGAGCTGTTTCTCCCATCTGATGAAGAGTGAGAAGAAGGTGGTGGTGGAACAGCTCAACCTGTTGGTGAAGCGGATCTCCCAGCAAG CGGCTGCCGGAAACAACATGGAGGACATCTTTGGGGAGCTTTTGCTGCAGCTGCACCAGCAGTACCCAGGTGATATCGGCTGCTTTGCCATCTACTTCCTGAACCTGCTTACCCTGAAGCCTGGGGAGGCCATGTTTCTGGAGGCCAACGTACCCCATGCCTACCTGAAAGGAG gtcCCTGGCTGTGTCGCTGA